A window of Haliscomenobacter hydrossis DSM 1100 contains these coding sequences:
- a CDS encoding SDR family NAD(P)-dependent oxidoreductase: MGFTESLRFELAPQNIQCSVILPGVVKTEIWHRTRESANTTLQQMSAEQAELYHDNLVSVIRISEKVENNGMSQEKAALVFKKVL; this comes from the coding sequence TTGGGGTTTACAGAATCCCTTCGATTTGAGTTGGCACCTCAAAATATTCAATGTTCGGTCATTCTGCCAGGAGTTGTTAAGACTGAGATCTGGCATCGGACCAGAGAAAGCGCCAATACTACCTTACAGCAAATGTCAGCAGAACAAGCCGAATTGTACCACGATAACCTAGTGTCTGTCATTCGTATCTCAGAGAAAGTTGAAAACAATGGGATGAGCCAGGAGAAAGCTGCTTTGGTTTTTAAAAAAGTACTATAG
- a CDS encoding DoxX family protein, producing MSISSALDQLHSKVKQNRWMRYFAIFNRIALAAGFLPAGWVKITGERFTDLHNDQPMGHYLEALHHTGYYYTFIGVLQVSAAVLLLIPRTALLGALLYFPIILNITILSFAVRFEGSLLTAPMMVLANLYLFCWDYDKLKFIFPFHRPTIQPEPPLQKSLSKKFPTRFFAGVFATVVLYVLFITNVYNIMPRNTLPDCVTQCDDSSNPRACEDFCDCIHNQGQPLDQCLDKYKKAIKDTSRTK from the coding sequence ATGAGTATCTCTTCTGCACTTGACCAACTACATTCTAAAGTAAAACAAAACCGGTGGATGCGGTATTTCGCTATTTTTAACCGCATAGCCTTGGCGGCTGGTTTTTTGCCTGCGGGTTGGGTGAAAATTACGGGCGAGCGTTTTACCGATTTACACAACGATCAGCCGATGGGCCATTATTTAGAAGCCTTACACCATACTGGTTATTATTATACATTTATAGGCGTATTACAAGTGTCTGCGGCTGTTTTGTTGCTGATTCCACGCACGGCACTACTCGGCGCTTTACTCTATTTTCCCATCATTTTGAACATTACGATTCTGTCCTTTGCGGTGCGCTTTGAAGGATCTTTGCTTACTGCGCCCATGATGGTGCTGGCCAATCTGTATCTGTTTTGCTGGGATTACGACAAATTAAAATTTATCTTTCCGTTTCATCGCCCAACAATTCAACCTGAGCCACCCCTTCAGAAAAGCCTCAGCAAGAAGTTTCCCACCCGGTTTTTTGCAGGCGTGTTTGCGACAGTGGTCCTGTATGTGCTGTTCATTACCAACGTGTACAACATCATGCCCCGCAATACGCTACCCGATTGTGTGACGCAATGTGATGACAGCAGCAATCCCCGTGCTTGTGAGGACTTTTGTGATTGTATTCATAACCAGGGTCAACCGCTTGACCAATGTTTGGACAAATACAAAAAAGCTATAAAGGATACCAGCAGAACAAAGTAG
- the yiaK gene encoding 3-dehydro-L-gulonate 2-dehydrogenase — MNNNTDTLLISPTEMHAHFAKILLQYGMPHDRAHTCAEIFTQNSIDGVYTHGVNRFPRFVQYLRDGYIQAEASPTLTHKFGGIEQWNGNLAPGPINALHATERAMALAQDHGIACVGLANTNHWMRGGTYGWKAAKAGYIFLGWTNTIANMPAWGAQDAKLGNNPFVIAIPYGDEAIVLDMAMSQFSFGAMEQSAMKGEMLNVPGGYDKTGQMSHDPQAILETGRSIPIGFWKGAGFSLLLDILASLLTGGAATHEVSKTSVEYGVSQVFIAIDPQKLGNHVAIASMLEEIIQDYHASIPMDEGKKISFPGERVLATRTANVQNGIPVLRKVWKEVNSLMKK, encoded by the coding sequence ATGAACAACAACACCGATACCCTCCTCATCTCCCCCACCGAAATGCACGCCCATTTCGCCAAAATCCTCCTCCAGTACGGGATGCCCCATGACCGTGCCCACACCTGCGCCGAAATTTTTACCCAAAACAGCATCGACGGCGTGTACACCCACGGCGTCAATCGTTTCCCGCGTTTTGTGCAATATCTGCGGGACGGGTACATCCAGGCAGAGGCCTCCCCTACCCTGACCCACAAATTCGGCGGCATCGAGCAATGGAACGGCAATCTGGCCCCTGGCCCCATCAATGCCTTGCACGCCACCGAACGAGCCATGGCGCTTGCTCAAGACCACGGCATCGCCTGTGTAGGTCTGGCCAATACCAACCACTGGATGCGCGGTGGAACCTATGGCTGGAAAGCGGCCAAAGCGGGCTACATTTTTCTGGGCTGGACCAATACCATCGCCAACATGCCCGCCTGGGGCGCACAAGATGCCAAACTGGGCAACAATCCATTTGTCATCGCCATACCCTACGGTGACGAAGCCATTGTGCTGGACATGGCCATGTCGCAATTTTCCTTTGGGGCCATGGAGCAGTCGGCCATGAAGGGTGAAATGCTCAATGTGCCGGGGGGCTACGATAAAACGGGGCAAATGAGCCACGACCCACAAGCCATTCTGGAAACGGGGCGTTCCATTCCGATCGGGTTCTGGAAAGGGGCAGGGTTCTCCTTGTTGTTGGATATTTTGGCGAGTCTTTTGACTGGCGGCGCGGCCACGCACGAGGTGAGCAAAACCAGTGTGGAATACGGCGTATCCCAGGTTTTTATCGCCATCGATCCCCAAAAGTTGGGCAATCACGTGGCCATTGCGAGCATGTTAGAGGAGATCATTCAGGATTATCACGCTTCCATCCCGATGGATGAGGGAAAAAAAATCAGTTTTCCCGGAGAGCGGGTGCTGGCGACGCGGACTGCTAATGTACAAAATGGCATTCCGGTGTTGCGGAAGGTGTGGAAAGAGGTAAACAGTTTGATGAAAAAATAA
- a CDS encoding serine hydrolase domain-containing protein produces MHNSILFFLLLGPITLLFCQSSPALSPQPATAKKFKALDSLLQSELTGDKIPGAVIQVKKGKQILFQRAYGLSQKYNAQHQLLSNPEPTTLEHLYDLASLTKVVGTTTAIMLLVDQKQIGLDDPVGKYIPAFDTSEKNKITIRHLLSHSAGLREWYPLYYRASNKQETYRLIGELPLAFPVGKQRRYSDLGFVLLSQVIEQVSKMPLEQFLEQQIFKPLGMLHTTYNPLKKGGFTKIAATSHGNPYEKRMVYDASLGFSVKGLDPKQWDGWRTYTLKGEVNDGNTWYANEGISGAAGLFSTVGDLQKLVDMLLTKGKIGERKFISTQTIEQFLSKDQFNNGLGWMMDPGNPVMKNAPAGTFAHTGFTGTSIVVVPQANISVIVLINRQNMGLSGKGTYYDLGPLRQKVIAAVLKL; encoded by the coding sequence ATGCATAATTCCATCCTGTTTTTTCTGCTTTTGGGACCAATAACCCTCCTGTTTTGCCAATCCAGCCCAGCCCTTTCTCCTCAGCCAGCCACGGCAAAAAAATTCAAAGCCTTGGACAGCCTGCTCCAAAGCGAGCTAACTGGGGACAAGATTCCGGGTGCGGTCATTCAGGTCAAAAAAGGCAAACAAATCCTCTTCCAGCGCGCGTACGGGCTTTCCCAAAAATACAACGCTCAGCACCAACTCCTCTCCAATCCCGAGCCTACCACACTTGAACACCTGTACGATTTAGCTTCCTTGACCAAGGTAGTTGGTACCACCACGGCCATCATGTTGCTGGTTGATCAGAAGCAGATTGGACTGGATGATCCAGTGGGCAAATACATCCCGGCATTCGACACTTCCGAAAAAAACAAAATTACCATTCGACACTTGCTCAGTCACTCCGCCGGGCTACGGGAATGGTACCCGCTTTATTACCGGGCCTCCAATAAGCAGGAGACTTATCGACTCATTGGGGAACTGCCGCTGGCCTTTCCGGTGGGAAAACAGCGCCGCTACAGCGATTTGGGTTTTGTGCTGCTGAGCCAGGTCATCGAGCAGGTGTCCAAAATGCCTTTGGAGCAATTCTTGGAACAACAAATATTTAAGCCCCTGGGAATGTTGCACACCACTTACAATCCACTAAAAAAAGGAGGCTTTACCAAAATTGCAGCCACTTCCCACGGGAATCCCTATGAAAAAAGGATGGTTTACGATGCCTCACTTGGTTTCAGCGTAAAAGGCCTGGATCCAAAACAGTGGGATGGCTGGCGTACCTATACCCTGAAAGGGGAGGTAAACGACGGCAATACCTGGTATGCGAATGAGGGCATCTCCGGGGCGGCAGGTTTGTTTTCCACTGTGGGCGACTTGCAAAAATTGGTGGATATGCTCCTGACTAAAGGTAAGATAGGCGAGCGCAAGTTTATTTCAACTCAAACCATCGAACAATTTTTGAGCAAAGACCAGTTCAACAATGGCCTGGGTTGGATGATGGATCCTGGCAATCCCGTCATGAAAAACGCCCCCGCAGGCACCTTTGCACATACCGGATTCACGGGAACCAGCATTGTGGTAGTGCCGCAAGCGAATATTTCGGTGATTGTGCTCATCAACCGGCAGAACATGGGCTTGTCGGGCAAAGGCACCTATTACGATCTTGGGCCGCTGCGGCAGAAGGTAATTGCAGCCGTGTTAAAGCTATAG
- a CDS encoding esterase translates to MKNNILLLIFCGIVSQVWSQPTSQPSFVSPEVHPDGKVSFRLWAPKADEVKLNAQFEKAPLAMQKDDRGVWSVTVSAVKPDMYPYAFNVDGIQVADPKNSAIFPNEGFQNSILEVTGNSPLVHTLKNVPHGTVAYRYYHSPELGIRPAVIYTPPGYEENPKKKYPVLYLLHGTTDTEETWSKVGRANIILDNLIAEGKAEPMIIVMPYGRAYPKISKSAGSLRNWDNLQEFKTDFFNNLMPFVEKSYRTKPDKDSRAIAGFSGGGGTTLFLGLNNLDKFSFVCGFAPGMLENEFERNNAGAFANPQQTNKMLKLFWIGVGKDDGLYPVNLKFMEVLKQKNIKHETLISEGGHTWMNCKLYLATIAQKLFK, encoded by the coding sequence ATGAAAAATAACATCCTTCTTTTGATTTTTTGTGGCATCGTTTCTCAAGTCTGGTCGCAACCCACCTCACAACCCTCATTTGTTTCCCCTGAGGTTCATCCCGATGGAAAAGTGAGCTTCAGGCTTTGGGCACCAAAAGCCGATGAGGTAAAGCTCAATGCTCAATTTGAAAAGGCTCCGCTTGCCATGCAAAAAGATGACCGTGGGGTGTGGAGTGTGACGGTATCAGCAGTAAAACCGGACATGTATCCGTATGCATTCAATGTGGACGGAATTCAGGTAGCCGACCCTAAAAACTCCGCCATTTTTCCAAATGAGGGTTTCCAAAATAGCATTTTGGAAGTTACCGGAAATAGCCCTTTGGTACATACCCTTAAAAATGTGCCACATGGTACGGTTGCTTATCGGTATTACCATTCGCCCGAATTGGGTATTCGCCCCGCAGTGATTTACACGCCACCGGGTTATGAGGAAAATCCGAAAAAGAAATACCCGGTGTTGTATTTGTTGCACGGGACCACCGACACCGAAGAGACCTGGAGCAAGGTAGGGCGAGCCAATATTATCCTGGATAATTTGATTGCCGAAGGTAAAGCCGAACCGATGATTATTGTAATGCCTTATGGCCGGGCTTACCCAAAAATCAGCAAGTCGGCAGGCAGTCTACGCAACTGGGACAACCTTCAGGAATTTAAAACTGACTTTTTCAACAACCTCATGCCTTTTGTTGAAAAAAGCTATCGAACCAAACCCGACAAAGACAGCCGGGCCATTGCTGGTTTTTCCGGAGGAGGAGGTACAACTTTGTTTCTTGGGTTAAACAATCTTGACAAATTCAGTTTTGTGTGTGGATTCGCGCCAGGCATGCTTGAAAACGAATTTGAACGCAACAATGCTGGCGCTTTTGCCAATCCTCAGCAGACCAACAAGATGCTCAAATTATTCTGGATAGGCGTGGGCAAAGACGACGGTCTGTACCCCGTAAACCTAAAATTCATGGAGGTATTGAAGCAAAAAAACATCAAGCATGAAACCTTGATTTCGGAGGGTGGGCATACCTGGATGAACTGTAAACTTTATCTGGCTACTATTGCCCAAAAATTATTCAAGTAA
- a CDS encoding OmpA family protein — translation MRSTATNLAFFCVLCLTFSSCVMKKQYLAMQTDLQTQLEAANKDLGKLGVSLNEYMSRLAACERDKERLGGDIRTNQSAMQLREEQINDLKAQIADLKSQREKQLNTVTDLTKISSSANDNIKETLAQLERKDKYIHLLQAARTRADSINLALAVNLKGVLKEGLDDKDVDVKVDKTVVFVNLSDKMLFQSGSATMTTKANEVLGKIAQILKSRPDLEVMVEGYTDNKPIKTACIEDNWDLSVKRATAVARTLQKTHGVDPNRLIAAGRGEYNALATNDTEEGRSTNRRTRIIILPKLDQFYDLLNPAKAPN, via the coding sequence ATGAGATCGACAGCAACAAATCTTGCTTTCTTTTGTGTGCTCTGCCTGACATTTTCTTCCTGTGTCATGAAAAAGCAATACCTCGCCATGCAAACCGATTTGCAAACGCAGCTTGAAGCGGCCAACAAAGACCTGGGCAAACTGGGCGTTAGCCTCAACGAGTACATGAGTCGCCTGGCGGCTTGCGAGCGGGACAAAGAAAGACTTGGCGGTGACATCCGTACGAATCAGAGTGCTATGCAATTGCGCGAAGAACAAATCAATGACCTCAAGGCCCAAATCGCCGACCTGAAGTCTCAACGGGAAAAACAACTGAACACAGTAACTGACTTAACCAAGATTTCTTCTTCAGCCAACGACAACATCAAAGAAACTTTGGCGCAACTGGAGAGAAAGGACAAGTACATCCACCTGCTCCAGGCTGCGCGTACCCGCGCTGACTCCATCAACCTCGCATTGGCTGTTAACCTCAAAGGTGTGCTGAAAGAAGGTTTGGATGATAAGGACGTAGACGTCAAAGTGGATAAAACCGTGGTGTTTGTGAACTTGTCGGACAAAATGCTCTTCCAGTCAGGAAGTGCTACCATGACCACCAAAGCAAATGAGGTTTTGGGTAAAATCGCCCAAATTCTTAAATCTCGTCCAGACCTGGAAGTGATGGTGGAAGGGTATACGGACAACAAGCCCATCAAAACAGCCTGTATTGAGGACAACTGGGATTTGAGTGTAAAACGCGCTACTGCGGTGGCACGCACACTGCAAAAAACCCATGGAGTTGACCCCAATCGTTTGATTGCTGCGGGCCGTGGGGAGTACAATGCCCTGGCTACCAATGATACCGAAGAAGGTCGTTCTACCAACCGCCGTACCCGCATCATCATTCTGCCCAAGTTGGATCAGTTTTATGATTTGCTGAATCCGGCGAAGGCACCGAATTAA
- a CDS encoding Uma2 family endonuclease, translating into MKKLMDAPDLTLMVEQVNLRLQEENRRRQEFREWVTPGMKAEFINGEIILHSPVKRGHLRYSGLLFMLLNTHVIVRNLGTTSYDKGMVALTRNDYEPDICFWGKEKSASFTDETMLHPAPDFVVEFLSKKTAKRDRTIKFDDYAAHGIPEYWIVDPRIKTIEQYWLQSIPANEYALVAKWQVGDHINASAIPGFSIPVEAIFDENVCQEALKALLLE; encoded by the coding sequence TTGAAAAAATTGATGGATGCGCCTGATTTGACTCTAATGGTTGAGCAAGTAAATTTGCGACTTCAGGAGGAAAATAGACGCCGTCAGGAATTCCGGGAGTGGGTTACTCCCGGAATGAAAGCTGAATTCATCAATGGTGAAATCATTTTGCATTCTCCAGTAAAACGGGGTCATTTGCGTTACAGTGGACTGTTGTTTATGCTGCTGAATACACATGTCATTGTTCGGAATTTAGGCACAACCTCCTATGACAAAGGTATGGTTGCCCTTACCCGCAATGATTACGAACCAGATATTTGTTTTTGGGGCAAAGAGAAATCAGCAAGTTTTACGGATGAAACGATGCTTCATCCTGCTCCAGACTTTGTGGTAGAGTTTTTGTCCAAAAAAACGGCTAAAAGAGACCGCACGATAAAATTTGATGATTATGCGGCGCATGGTATCCCCGAGTACTGGATTGTCGACCCACGCATTAAAACAATCGAACAATACTGGCTGCAAAGCATCCCCGCAAATGAATACGCTCTAGTCGCAAAATGGCAAGTTGGAGACCACATCAACGCCAGTGCGATCCCTGGGTTTTCCATCCCCGTGGAAGCTATTTTTGATGAAAATGTTTGCCAGGAAGCATTGAAGGCTCTGCTGCTTGAGTAA
- a CDS encoding TlpA family protein disulfide reductase — MLTLHNLNELLGRLRSNPDLSVLWVIDSPWVAQLCQKSNRERLPVLIGDKLPDATLPMLAGDTLTLTQLVGKRRLTLLDLWASWCAPCRRENRDFLVPLWENHHKNGFEIIGYALDASAPAWKKAIEADGAYRWVHASHLRGDDAPLMEALRIQTIPANFLLDAEGKVIAKNLHGAELVKFVEGYLKK, encoded by the coding sequence TTGCTTACATTACATAACCTCAATGAACTTCTTGGTCGTTTACGCTCAAATCCAGATTTGTCGGTTTTGTGGGTAATTGACAGTCCCTGGGTGGCTCAATTGTGCCAAAAAAGCAATCGGGAGCGACTTCCCGTGTTGATCGGCGACAAACTACCCGATGCTACCTTGCCGATGCTGGCCGGAGATACACTTACCTTAACTCAACTCGTTGGCAAACGCCGCTTGACCTTATTGGACCTTTGGGCGTCCTGGTGTGCACCATGTCGGCGCGAAAACCGGGATTTTTTAGTACCCTTGTGGGAAAATCACCATAAAAATGGCTTTGAAATCATCGGCTATGCGTTAGACGCCAGTGCGCCAGCCTGGAAAAAAGCAATTGAGGCGGATGGGGCTTACCGCTGGGTACACGCTTCTCACCTGCGGGGAGATGATGCCCCATTGATGGAAGCGCTACGCATCCAGACGATTCCGGCTAATTTTTTGCTGGATGCAGAGGGGAAGGTAATTGCCAAAAATTTGCATGGCGCGGAGTTGGTAAAGTTTGTAGAAGGGTATTTGAAGAAGTGA
- a CDS encoding YciI family protein — MEKYMLLFRNSTISEETYQNMSPEEMQADLDKWNQWIGSIAAQGKFVGAEALQQEGKVVNGSKHVVTDGPFVESKELVSGYLILQAENIDEAIALSKGCPIYDSDGKVEVRPVMVFNQ; from the coding sequence ATGGAAAAGTACATGCTCCTGTTTCGCAACTCTACGATCAGCGAAGAAACTTATCAAAACATGTCTCCGGAAGAAATGCAGGCCGATTTGGACAAGTGGAACCAGTGGATTGGCAGCATCGCAGCTCAAGGCAAATTCGTAGGCGCTGAAGCACTACAGCAGGAGGGCAAAGTAGTCAATGGGTCCAAACACGTGGTCACCGATGGGCCTTTTGTAGAAAGTAAAGAGTTGGTCAGTGGGTATTTGATTCTGCAGGCCGAGAATATCGACGAAGCCATTGCCTTATCCAAAGGTTGTCCAATTTATGATAGCGATGGCAAAGTAGAAGTTCGCCCCGTCATGGTTTTTAACCAGTAA
- a CDS encoding RNA polymerase sigma factor, which produces MSEPYLHPTIEHLFRHESGKMLAVLVKLFGLNQVEIAEDIVQETLLNALESWKLKGLPDDPRAWLYRAAKNRTIDYLRRERNFKTRVAPNFQQGSSPIETSWLDGYFLDTEIEDAQLRMMFATCHPAIPIESQLALMLRTLCGLSTQEIAVAFFLPSDSIVKRLYRAKEKIRQEKLSLEVPAGNDLLPRLDAVLHAVYLLFNEGYKSASNDEVIRRELCVEAIRLGTLLARHPLSNQPKTHALLALMCFHAARLDARLTVEGEIILLENQDRSTWNQQLIALAYTHFKQSSQGEDLSAYHLEAAIASYHAVAPSFAQTNWQAIFYCYNLLYTLNPSPIVALNRAIAKGYAEGPSAGIEALLKIEGLDQNYLYHTALGDFYSKNGKLDVAKLAYGQALQLATLPAEKKVIEQKIKNN; this is translated from the coding sequence GTGTCTGAACCGTACTTGCACCCGACGATAGAGCATCTTTTCAGGCACGAGTCTGGAAAGATGCTGGCGGTTTTGGTGAAATTGTTTGGACTCAATCAGGTAGAAATAGCCGAAGACATTGTGCAAGAAACCCTGCTCAATGCCCTGGAGTCCTGGAAACTGAAGGGTTTACCCGATGACCCCAGGGCCTGGTTGTACCGCGCTGCCAAAAACCGCACGATTGATTATTTGCGCCGCGAGCGGAATTTCAAAACGCGCGTTGCCCCTAATTTTCAACAAGGCTCCTCCCCGATTGAAACATCTTGGCTGGATGGCTATTTTTTGGATACGGAGATCGAAGATGCGCAGTTGCGCATGATGTTTGCCACCTGTCATCCGGCCATTCCCATTGAATCTCAATTGGCTCTGATGCTGCGTACTTTATGTGGTTTGAGTACTCAGGAAATAGCGGTGGCGTTTTTTCTGCCCAGCGATTCGATTGTAAAACGTTTGTACCGCGCCAAGGAAAAAATTCGGCAGGAAAAATTATCCCTGGAAGTTCCGGCAGGCAATGATTTGCTCCCTCGTTTGGATGCGGTTTTACACGCCGTTTATTTGTTGTTCAACGAAGGCTACAAATCGGCGTCTAACGACGAAGTCATCCGCCGGGAGCTTTGTGTGGAAGCTATTCGACTGGGAACATTGCTGGCCCGACACCCCTTGAGCAATCAACCCAAAACCCATGCGCTGCTGGCGTTGATGTGTTTTCATGCTGCCCGTTTAGATGCCCGGCTTACTGTTGAAGGTGAGATTATACTACTTGAAAATCAAGACCGCAGTACCTGGAATCAGCAACTCATTGCTCTTGCCTATACCCATTTTAAACAATCAAGCCAAGGTGAAGACCTCAGCGCTTACCACCTTGAAGCGGCCATTGCCTCCTACCATGCCGTAGCCCCTTCTTTTGCCCAAACCAATTGGCAGGCAATTTTTTATTGTTACAATTTACTATATACCCTCAATCCATCACCGATCGTAGCGCTCAATCGGGCCATTGCCAAGGGTTATGCTGAAGGGCCAAGTGCGGGTATCGAAGCACTGTTGAAAATTGAGGGCTTGGATCAAAATTATTTGTACCATACGGCCTTGGGTGATTTTTATTCTAAAAACGGCAAGTTGGATGTAGCGAAATTAGCCTACGGTCAGGCGTTGCAGTTGGCTACCTTACCTGCTGAGAAAAAAGTAATTGAACAAAAGATAAAGAACAATTAA
- a CDS encoding sialate O-acetylesterase, whose product MKQTTNILLILFGLGLSLFAQKGFAQDPNFHIYLCIGQSNMEGPAPIGPQDTISNKRLKLLSALDCPELGRTMGNWYDAKPPLCRCNTRLSPADYFGRTMIQYLPEKISVGLVHVAVAGSKIEIFDKELYKTYLDTSAASRPWMIRMSDAYGGNPYQRLVDMARIAQQNGVIKGILLHQGESNTGDKAWPAKVKKIYDDLLADLKLAPNSIPLLAGELVNADQGGKCASMNEIIATLPQTLPRAMVIPSFGLEAVPDKLHFSAEGIRKFGKRYAARMLYSMGVDIEAYPAQSIAAETNAPGMPYPRVDAENRAVFKIDAPAASNVQLDLGKKYDMVKNEAGLWTVTTETLQPGFHYYYLLIDGYRFSDPASESFFGIGKMMSGIEIPAPDQAFYAPRDIPHGQVRENYYYSAVMGKYERFFVYTPPSYDGNTSEKFPVLYLQHGMGEDERGWVEQGKLSIIMDNLIADKKAKPMVIVISDGGTGGMFKPAVGEDVNEARKQFGAKFTPMLLDEIIPYTEKNFRVKTDRLSRAMAGLSWGGFQTFQTALPNLDKFAYIGGFSGAGMFNPETELKTVYNGAFANSADFNKKVKVFFLGIGAHEGQRTKTLSDAFTKAGINNTYYVSENTAHEWLTWRRCLYQFTQTLFK is encoded by the coding sequence ATGAAACAGACAACTAACATTTTACTCATCCTGTTCGGATTGGGTTTAAGCCTCTTTGCGCAAAAAGGCTTTGCACAAGACCCGAATTTCCACATTTACCTGTGTATTGGCCAGTCCAACATGGAAGGGCCGGCGCCGATTGGGCCTCAAGACACCATCAGCAATAAAAGATTGAAACTACTTTCGGCCCTGGATTGCCCCGAGTTGGGCCGCACCATGGGCAATTGGTACGACGCCAAACCTCCCCTGTGCAGATGCAATACCCGCCTGTCGCCCGCTGATTATTTTGGCCGCACCATGATTCAATACTTGCCGGAAAAGATCAGCGTCGGCTTGGTGCACGTTGCGGTCGCGGGGAGCAAGATTGAAATTTTTGACAAAGAATTGTACAAGACCTACCTGGACACTTCGGCTGCGTCCAGACCCTGGATGATTAGAATGTCTGACGCCTATGGCGGGAATCCCTACCAACGACTGGTGGATATGGCCCGAATAGCTCAACAAAATGGCGTAATCAAGGGGATATTGTTGCACCAGGGCGAGTCCAATACAGGCGATAAGGCCTGGCCCGCAAAAGTCAAAAAAATCTACGATGACCTGCTTGCAGACTTGAAGCTGGCTCCCAATTCTATTCCTCTGCTTGCGGGTGAATTGGTAAATGCCGACCAGGGTGGCAAATGCGCCAGCATGAATGAGATCATCGCCACTTTGCCCCAAACCCTGCCACGAGCCATGGTGATTCCTTCCTTTGGCTTAGAAGCTGTTCCTGACAAATTGCATTTTAGCGCCGAAGGCATCCGCAAATTCGGAAAAAGATACGCCGCCCGGATGTTGTACTCCATGGGCGTAGACATTGAAGCGTATCCTGCTCAATCCATCGCCGCAGAAACCAACGCTCCCGGCATGCCTTATCCACGCGTAGATGCCGAAAACAGAGCGGTATTCAAAATTGATGCTCCCGCAGCGAGTAATGTGCAGCTGGATTTGGGCAAAAAATACGACATGGTGAAAAACGAGGCAGGCTTGTGGACGGTCACTACCGAAACCTTGCAACCGGGTTTCCATTATTATTACCTCTTGATCGATGGCTACCGTTTTTCTGATCCCGCCTCCGAATCCTTTTTTGGCATTGGTAAAATGATGAGTGGTATTGAAATTCCGGCCCCTGATCAGGCATTTTATGCCCCGCGCGATATCCCGCATGGCCAGGTTAGAGAAAACTACTATTATTCTGCGGTCATGGGTAAGTATGAACGCTTCTTTGTGTACACTCCTCCTAGCTATGATGGCAATACTTCGGAAAAATTTCCGGTACTGTACCTACAACACGGCATGGGCGAAGACGAACGCGGCTGGGTAGAACAAGGCAAGCTGAGCATCATTATGGACAACCTGATCGCCGACAAAAAGGCAAAACCCATGGTCATCGTCATTTCAGATGGAGGCACAGGTGGAATGTTTAAGCCGGCTGTGGGCGAAGATGTCAATGAAGCCAGAAAACAATTCGGAGCGAAATTTACGCCCATGCTCTTGGATGAAATCATTCCGTACACGGAAAAAAATTTCCGGGTAAAAACCGATCGATTGAGCCGGGCCATGGCTGGTTTATCCTGGGGAGGGTTCCAAACTTTCCAAACTGCTCTACCCAATCTTGACAAGTTTGCTTACATCGGCGGCTTTAGTGGAGCGGGCATGTTTAACCCGGAAACTGAACTAAAAACGGTGTACAACGGTGCCTTTGCGAATAGTGCCGATTTTAACAAAAAGGTCAAAGTATTCTTTTTGGGGATTGGCGCTCATGAAGGCCAACGCACGAAAACGCTCAGCGACGCTTTTACCAAAGCCGGGATCAACAACACCTACTATGTGTCGGAAAATACGGCGCACGAATGGCTGACCTGGCGGAGATGTTTGTATCAGTTCACGCAAACGTTGTTTAAGTAA